In Clostridium omnivorum, the DNA window AAAACCTTTCATCTGAAACTAACCCCGTTGAACTAATAACCTCAAAATCCAAGCCATAGCCTAAAATTTCTATTGGCTTTCCATTGTGAACAGCAGAAAATTCACAGCCATGAATAAGTTTTCCTTTAAAATAGTTATCAATATTAATATCATTTAGCTTTTTATAAGCACTTATGGAATCATGGTCTGTAATAGAAATATACTCTAATCCTAATTGTTGAGCCTTTATAAGAATATCCATTGGTTCATCTGAACCATCTGAGGTAGTGGTATGTATATGTAAATCTATCATAATAATACAGCTCCTTTTTGTTGTTACATATTTTATTGTAGCTAAATTTATAAAGTCTAGCAATAGGATTTCCTGGAGGCTACATAATAACTATAGTAAAATCCAATAATACTATTGAAAATAAAGATATATATAAGGAGATTATAGAATGAAAAATATTTTAGGTTATTATCTAATGCCCCATCCACCAATAGTAATTCCTGAGGTAGGAAAAGGTGAAGAAAAAAAGATAGATAGAACTTTCAATGCATGTAATGAGATTGGGTTAGAAATAGCTAACCTTAAACCAGAGACTATAGTAATTATAACGCCTCATGGAGCCATGTTCTCAGATGCAATAGCAATTTCAGATGAAGAGAGAATTACTGGAGATTTAAGAAATTTTGGAGTTAGCAGTGTAAAAATGGACTTTGCTATGGACAGGGAGTTTAATGAAAATTTAAATCATATTTGTCAATTAGATGGAATATCCACGGCTACAGTAGGTTCAGCTTTGTTAAAGAAATACGATTACAAATTTCAATTAGATCACGGAGCTATTGTTCCACTATATTTTGTAAATAGGCACTACAATGAATATAAAATAGTTCATATAACCTATTCCTTACTTGGAGAGATGAATTTATATAGATTTGGAATGAATTTAAGGAAGACTGCTGAGAAGCTAGGTAGAAAGATAGTAATAATAGCAAGTGGAGATCTTTCTCACAAGTTAAAGGAGGAAGGACCATATTCCTATTCACCTTATGGAGAAAAATTTGATGCACAGTTCTTAGAATTTCTCCATAATGGAGATGTAAGTTCATTATTTAATATGAATAAAACTATGGTAGAAGAAGCTGCACAGTGTGGGTTAAATTCAGTTTACATTCTCATAGGGGCTATGGAAGGAAAAAATTTTAAAGGGGACCTTTTGTCCTATGAAGGAACTTTTGGTGTGGGCTATGGAGTAATGAAGTTTAAAAGAGGAGAAGAAGACAGTAGTGCTTTAAATTTATTAATAAAATTAAAGAAAGAAAAAACTAAGAAAAAGCTTGATTCTGGGAATCCTTATACAAAACTTGCTAGGGAAAGTTTATATTTCTATTTTAGTCATGGCGGAAGAATGAAAGATATAACTAATTTACCTAATGAGCTTCTAAAAGAAAAGCATGGGGTTTTTGTATCCTTAAAAAAGTTTGGTTCACTTAGAGGATGTATAGGAACCATTGCACCAACTACTAATTCAGTGGGTGAAGAGATAATAAAAAATGCCATAGAAGCAGCTTTAAATGATCCAAGATTCGAAACTGTGAAGGAAGATGAATTAGAGGATATAGACATATCTGTAGATGTTCTTATGGATGCAGTCAAAGCTAGCAGAGAAGAATTAAACCCAAAGATATACGGTGTTATAGTTACAAAGGGTTATAGGAGAGGGCTTTTATTGCCAGATATTGAAGGAGTAAATACTGTGGAGGAACAGTTAAGTATTGCCTGCAGCAAGGCTGGAATTGATGACAATGAGGATTATGAAATAGAAAAGTTTGAAGTTGTAAGGTATAAAGAAGGTGAATAGAATTTGGATTCAAAAATTTTATTTTATGAAAGATTAGAGGATACGGTTAGGTGTAGAGTTTGTCCACATAATTGTTTAATAGATGAAGGAAAGTATGGAATATGTAGAGTTCGAACAGTTAAAAACGGAGAACCTGTTGCTATTAATTATGGGGAAGTTACATCTTTAGCAGTAGATCCTTTAGAGAAAAAGCCTTTATATCACTTTAAACCTTCAAAAGATATATTATCTCTTGGAAGCTTTGGCTGCAATATGACCTGCAGCTTTTGTCAAAACTATGAGATATCTCAGGGTAGACCAACAACTCAGTTTACAAGTATAGAAGAATTAACAAATATAATTCCTAACATAGAAAATAATGTAGGGATTGCTTTCACTTATAATGAGCCAATGATGTGGTATGAATATATGTATGAGGCGGCTAAGAAAATTAAAGAGCACAATAAAGATACATCAATAGTCGTTGTGACTAACGGTTATATAAATGAAGAACCTCTTATGAAGCTTCTGCCTTATGTTGATGCTATGAACATTGATTTGAAAGGTTATACCAATAAGTATTATAAAAAGGTATGCGGTGCTAAGTTAGAGCCAGTACTAGAAACAATAAAAAGATGTAATGATCACTGTCATGTTGAAATAACAACTTTGCTTGTAAGTGATGAAAATGATTCTTTGGAGGAAGTTCATGAAATAGCACAATTTATTGCCAGTGTTAATAAGGATATGCCTCTGCATTTAAGCAGGTATTTTCCTAGATACATGATGAAAAATGAGGAAACAAAAGTAGAAAAAATGCTTTTAGCAAAGGAAGCGGCTAAGAAATACTTAAACTATGTATATATTGGTAACGTTGGCGGGATAGAAAACAATACTTACTGTCCAAATTGTAATGCTACACTTATAAAGAGAACTGGCTACAATACAGAAGTTAATATTAAAGATAATAGATGTTATTCCTGTGGGGAAAAGATTAATATAATAATATGATGAAAAAAGTAGTTTATGGACAAATGGAATATCTTGACATGAATTGAAAGCAGATATTATAATTATAATAATTGATTTTAAATTACTTTTTAAACTGAGCAGGCAATGAACCTAGTTGTAGGTCATAGGGCTGGGTCGTTACAGAACGACAACAGATGAGGTTTAACACATCTGTGGGACAGTGATTTGTTCCACAGATATTTTTTTATAGAATTTAATAATAATAGTTTTTGAAAGTAATATTGAGGGAGGGGAGTGTATGCCTGAATCACATCTAACTAAAAATGCACTGTCTGCAGCTATGAAAAAACTTATGGACAAGTATCCAATGGAAAAAATTAAAATTAGTGATATCGTTGAACAATGTGGTATGAATAGGCAGAGCTTCTACTACCATTTTAAGGACAAGTATGATTTAGTGAATTGGATTTTTTATACTGAATTCATTGAAAGTATCAAAAGCTCTTTGGATAAGCCACCAGGAGAATTAACAGAAGAAATATGCGTTTTTTTTTATGAAAACCGTAACTTTTATAGTAATGCTTTAAAAGTAACAGGACAAAACTCCTTTTCCGATTATTTTGTTGAGGTTTTGCACCCAATAATACATTCACAGCTTGAGGAAATTATTAAAGATGATCCTAACCATGACTTTTATGCAACTTTCTTTGCTGATGCTATTCGGGTTTCAATAACTAGATGGCTGCTTGAAGGTGCTAAAATGCCACCCAAAAAGTTTGCAGAACTATTGAAGATTGCATCCACTGATGTTATCTATAAGTTGGTTAAAGATTCTGAGAAAGCAGAATAATAGTTTAGGAGTAATTAATCCTTGGTATAGTTTTTCAAAATGCTATTTAGTGATTGTGTTCTGAGGTTTATACCTTTATCTAATGTATCTTCTAATGAAAATTCTATGGATCCATTACTTTTAATTGCCATGAAACCTTCTTTTGTTGAGATCATTCGAGAAATAGCCGCATAATCTTCATAAAAATCGAAAATAAAAAATGGGTATTTAATTGCGCTTTTTGATGTTTGTATAAACTTTGAAAAGCGCTCTTTATTTTCAGTTTCATTTAGACCATGTTTAATATAAAAAGCAAAAGCACAATGTAGAAATTCAACTTGTTTTAGATATTCGTCGCTAATTAAATATTCAAAATTGAAGTCGCTACACATATTGTAAATACCATATAGGCATTTGTTCTTAATTAAGATATCTGCTGCATTTCTACAAATTATATAGTTTTGGATATCCATAGCTAACATAGGTACAATATTTCCAGCATTAATCAGTACCTTTGCAATTCCATCCGTAAGCAAGTCAGGTTTAAAAAAAATAAAATAGCTGCTGTTCTTATGAAGTTTAAGCATATTGAGCAGTGAATTTAACTGTTCTTTATTTATATTTACAAAAAACATACCGCAATAAATGCCCATAAGTTCTCCGCTTATTAAAATGGTTTCTATTTCTTTTATAGAAAGAATATCCTTAGTATTATGTATAAAATCAAAAATTAAAGCCCAAGGGACATTATATCCATTATTCTTCTTGGATTTTTTTATTTTTTCTGCACCATAAATCCAACTGTTATAACCTAGATTGATACCAAAACGCTTAAGAATACAAGAATCTGTATTTTGAAATATTTGATTTACAAGTTTATAATAAGGACTGTTGTCATTATTCAACATCTGTTGTGCCATGATAAAAAATTCTTTTTGAAATGGACCTGTAGAAAAATGAGTACCTAAGTCAACCAAGTTACGAATTCCACGGTTTGAATTATCTTTTATATCTCGTATACCTTTGTCTATGGCGGTTTCAATCATGGTATATGTTATTTTATTTTTTCTTTCCATCAGATGTTTTCTCCTTCC includes these proteins:
- the amrA gene encoding AmmeMemoRadiSam system protein A, producing MKNILGYYLMPHPPIVIPEVGKGEEKKIDRTFNACNEIGLEIANLKPETIVIITPHGAMFSDAIAISDEERITGDLRNFGVSSVKMDFAMDREFNENLNHICQLDGISTATVGSALLKKYDYKFQLDHGAIVPLYFVNRHYNEYKIVHITYSLLGEMNLYRFGMNLRKTAEKLGRKIVIIASGDLSHKLKEEGPYSYSPYGEKFDAQFLEFLHNGDVSSLFNMNKTMVEEAAQCGLNSVYILIGAMEGKNFKGDLLSYEGTFGVGYGVMKFKRGEEDSSALNLLIKLKKEKTKKKLDSGNPYTKLARESLYFYFSHGGRMKDITNLPNELLKEKHGVFVSLKKFGSLRGCIGTIAPTTNSVGEEIIKNAIEAALNDPRFETVKEDELEDIDISVDVLMDAVKASREELNPKIYGVIVTKGYRRGLLLPDIEGVNTVEEQLSIACSKAGIDDNEDYEIEKFEVVRYKEGE
- the amrS gene encoding AmmeMemoRadiSam system radical SAM enzyme, which gives rise to MDSKILFYERLEDTVRCRVCPHNCLIDEGKYGICRVRTVKNGEPVAINYGEVTSLAVDPLEKKPLYHFKPSKDILSLGSFGCNMTCSFCQNYEISQGRPTTQFTSIEELTNIIPNIENNVGIAFTYNEPMMWYEYMYEAAKKIKEHNKDTSIVVVTNGYINEEPLMKLLPYVDAMNIDLKGYTNKYYKKVCGAKLEPVLETIKRCNDHCHVEITTLLVSDENDSLEEVHEIAQFIASVNKDMPLHLSRYFPRYMMKNEETKVEKMLLAKEAAKKYLNYVYIGNVGGIENNTYCPNCNATLIKRTGYNTEVNIKDNRCYSCGEKINIII
- a CDS encoding TetR/AcrR family transcriptional regulator C-terminal domain-containing protein encodes the protein MPESHLTKNALSAAMKKLMDKYPMEKIKISDIVEQCGMNRQSFYYHFKDKYDLVNWIFYTEFIESIKSSLDKPPGELTEEICVFFYENRNFYSNALKVTGQNSFSDYFVEVLHPIIHSQLEEIIKDDPNHDFYATFFADAIRVSITRWLLEGAKMPPKKFAELLKIASTDVIYKLVKDSEKAE